Genomic DNA from Prunus persica cultivar Lovell chromosome G1, Prunus_persica_NCBIv2, whole genome shotgun sequence:
CAATAGTAAGCCAAAAAGATATCCAcctatctttttctctttcacatCAGTTATCACACCAGTGTTACCATCAAAGCCAATCCATGATTTTTCACCATTTGCATgctatggaaaaaaaattgtggttAGGATCTAAATGATGCATCATATTctgaccaaaataataatgatgcATCATATTCTGTGATAACCACATCTGGTTTAAACTTCAATATTTGCACACATAGCCTCTCGATGTATTCTTCTTCCAATTGTAGCAGGACTccccaatcttcttctttaagcAACTCAGCATTTGTTTGGTTCTCGCCTTTCTTATATTCGAGCGGCCAATCAAGAAGAATGATGCGTTGGTTGAAAAtctttcttctcatttttccAGGTGCAATAACATCTTTGTTAATCATTACTCCTTTGCGAACCACTGAATCTTCCAACTGGCCACCAGGAACCTTCTCAACCTTTATGTACTTTTGAATATCCATTCCCGCAGACCCTGGCCAAGGTTTACATATTGACCATAATCTGAATATTGGGGAACAAAATACCACGGACAAatacatgaaatgaaaaacGACTCGGCAGTTACTGTGAGATAAACCAGAACATAAAACTTGGAACAACCAAACCAATTAAAGCAAAGCCATGTCATACAAAAAACCTACATCAAATAACAGTGTATGGTcatcttggttggaatattgCAATCAACCCTTGGTTGAGACCGACCTGCAATAACAATTGGGTTCAGTGCAGATGAAGGCATTTATGAAGGGCAGTTCTAGAATGAAGACTATGTTCATTTGTAACTGCCACCAAATCAGTTCATTGTTCATAGTGCCAAATATCATACTGCCAAATCAGTTCATAGTACCAAAtaagtttttgtatttgtgttgGCATAGACAGCCGAAAATAAACTTACAGCGTGAGGTGAATTAACGGACATGAAGAAATTTACCTCATAAATATGCCTCCCCCCTTAAACCCTCAATTGCAAGCTTGAGTCGGTAATATTTGATCTTCAAAGGGTCAACTTTATCTACCGACATCCCAGCACTGAGATGCTCGATGATTTTGACGGTCAAGATTCCGCAAGACGCACTGTGAGGCCAATTAGTTGGGAAATTAGAACTGCAGTTATGTCAAATTTGGATAAACagcacaaaattcacaaacgTTACCCATCTCGTTGTTGTGGCACATCTGCAATGCTGCACACTGAGAATGGCGTATACATCGACATCGTCAGCCCCTTTTGCTTCACCTCTTCAACCTCAGAAGCATCATAAAAGTGCATATCGAACAGCACTCGTGCCAGCGTATCGCTAATAGGGTGCAGAAGCGTAACCAGCTTTGAACGTTTCGTATAATCAATATAGGAGTCATACACGGTTGCAGTATGTCTTACGAAATCAAGTTCGATTGCAACCCAATGAGACCCTTTCAGATTATATGGAAAATACACCTTCCGGACTTTTGTCCAAGCTTGGGCATAGCCGTGTTGCCACGTACCACGCACAAAGTGATGTAAATTCTTCACCTTGCTGGCTGGAAGGTCAACGGTGTTTGAACTAGCAGCCTTCTTCGATCCACGTTTCCTGGCCGTCGGTTTGAACGGCTCTAGAAATTGCTGCACAAATTTAAATGAAGGCATATTAGAAAAGCACAACCGACAGCAAATGAAGCACAAATTGCTGCACAATGGTTACATGTTTACCTGCAAGCAACAATCTGCCGTTGTCCAGTCCGTTCCAAAAACCAACGGATGAGATAGTTGCCTTTTGCGGATAAGAAAGGTTGCCATGTCCAGGTGCTGAAAGTTGACACATATAATATTAgcacaatttcatacaactCAACACTTAAAAAAGGtgagaaaacaattgaattatCGTAATAAAGTACAGCTTTGTGTATCGTTACCCTTGAGCTCATCCATTCGGTTTCATCGACAAGTCTGTAGAAAAAATCAGCGCCCACTGAAAATGATTCCAGCTGCACCTCCGCACTACAAAAGGCAAACTTGCAACAGTTACTTGTGTAGTCATGTCATAAATATGACTTTGTTGATGAAAAAAAGACACATGTATATTAAAGCAAACTCTGCATTCTCTCATTAGTGTATGACTACATAGTAGAATAGGATGAATATTGGAATTGAAAGGTCAAGAATCGTAACCTGATATCGCTTTTCCAGGCACTGCAAAACTGTATTACTGCCTTCACATCTTCAATGGGCAAGGATTTGGATGGATCAAAACATGGCGGGGTTGCAGTCGCAGCCGACACAGTCAtcgtcctcttcttcctcaaaggATCTGTAAATGGGCTCAACAATGTCTGCGCCGGGCGCTTCTGTCTGCACCCTTTACCTTCCActtctttgttttcaacaCTTGAACTACCTTCTTCATCACCAGCCATAGTAACTGTGGGTAGACTTGGAGGATTCATCAAACCTCCCGATGGCATACTCTTAGTGATTTTCCAATCTTCTAACAGCTTCATGACTCTTTGGCAGATTTCGTCACACCCAGCAACATCTTCCGGGGTAGGCAGCTCATCGGATTCTGCCGGGTCAGCTACTTCATGCACTTCTGAGTGAGGAACTGAAGCGGCCATTTTTGCCTCTTCAACTACCATGCCTGCGGAAGGTTCGGCTCCATCACCGGGGACTTGTGTTTCCATTACTGCCGGTTCTGTCGGCGGACTTACATAGGCATGTAATGGCGACAAGTCATTGTTGCCTCCTTCATTCATATGAGGACTACCGAGGTCCTCATGTCCTTCCGCAGCTTCATTCACCccaccattttgttttttcagctGCTCTATCTCCAACTTAAAATAATGCTCCATTGAAGACAGGGTGTTGCGGAAATCCTCCACacactttgtatttttttcgaACTCTTTTTCAGCTTTCATTGACTCCTTCCGTACCTTGTCTTCCAACTGATGCACTCTGTCGCAAAGTGCTCGATTTGATAGGGAAACTTTGGCCAATTCATCCTTTGTCCTTTGAAAGTCACGCTTCAAAGTGCGTAACTCTCTGGACGCGACTGTACCCTGCATTAAGTTATAATGCATGTGTTACTATGCAGGCCACAAAATATTGCAACTATACAGCAGTTattttcctattgtaataTGACGTATATCTTCGAAAAACTGTAATGCTTGCCTTAGAAGACGACGGAAGGTTTGCAGTATCGTCAAtgtccttctctttttcttctacagAGGCAGAAGTGCCGGTTTGTTGTTCAGCGTCATCGCCCAACAAGTCAACAAGTTCTTCACTGTCGTCAGCACTGTCACCCCAAGTCCAATACGGCTGCTGCTTGTCCATCACAGATGGCCGAAGAAGCTGCACATCAACCTGCAATTTACACATACAATATACATATCAGTAaagtaattatattatattttcatatccCGAACATGATCATTAAAAACTGAACTAACCTCACGGTTCTCGAATACTTGGCTCATTAGCTCATAAAAACGCGGCGAACTATTGCTCCTCCAATGTAGTAAACGAGGGATGTGCGCATTTTCTTCGTGCACCACCAAATGTAGTGCAGCCAACGCTGGAAACACCTCATACGCCCAAATCTGGTTTCAGGAATAAAAGGTCAGTCATTGTAAACAAATGCAATTTAACTTCAACATCAATGGACATTTGCTCACCTGAAGTGCATACGGAAAACCTTTGAGGTGGTACTCTCTTGGTCTACCGGTTGCCGTTGTTGTTGGTTTCTTtccagatttttttgttttggcagtTTTTGTGGGCACTTTCACTCGCTGGTAATCTGCACAAAGTGCCCTCAGCAGTGACGCATTTGTCTTCGCATAAGACACAGCACCCCATGGATACTTCCCAAAGTCTTCAAGGTCTTCCGCCAACTTCAAATATCGCATGTCAATGTGGACATGTTTTTCGCTGCCCAACAGCACAAAGACAGCAAAGTATACGAATCCAAGCTTGAATACATCGTCCACATCATCGCATTCGAGGAAGGCCTTTTCTAATTCCAACAGGTTCACAGCTTTATCGTTGGCAAAGTACTTCCGTTTCAATGAGCAGTTCTCATTCGTGGGAATCGGAATCAAGGGAAGGTTTCCAAACCTTAGCCCTGTCACGATGCAAAATTGCTGCGCCGTGAATTGGATGACCTTCTTGCCAACAATGAATTTGATCCCGTTCAGTTGGGAAACTGTCTTGGGATCAGCTTTCCTGAGCAGCAACCCGTGGACAATCGGAGAAGTCCACTTGAGGTCCTCAATCCCTAGGagatgaccaaaacaactCTGTTCAAACAGTTGCAGCTGCTGTTCAGTGAATTTCTCCTTTATCGTAGTGATTGCCGTCTTCGTATGGGATAACGACAATGCTTTCCCTTGGAATTTTTGTTC
This window encodes:
- the LOC109946714 gene encoding T-complex protein 1 subunit gamma-like gives rise to the protein MDIQKYIKVEKVPGGQLEDSVVRKGVMINKDVIAPGKMRRKIFNQRIILLDWPLEYKKGENQTNAELLKEEDWGVLLQLEEEYIERLCVQILKFKPDVIWDAYNVKGQSFKTAIEAACLLLRIDDIVSGMKKKQPPGAKAPSKPQVETEGDADNEQIIPECLWRARGYLSLNEVLL
- the LOC109947782 gene encoding uncharacterized protein LOC109947782 isoform X2, whose protein sequence is MVGEMKLMIAEEQKFQGKALSLSHTKTAITTIKEKFTEQQLQLFEQSCFGHLLGIEDLKWTSPIVHGLLLRKADPKTVSQLNGIKFIVGKKVIQFTAQQFCIVTGLRFGNLPLIPIPTNENCSLKRKYFANDKAVNLLELEKAFLECDDVDDVFKLGFVYFAVFVLLGSEKHVHIDMRYLKLAEDLEDFGKYPWGAVSYAKTNASLLRALCADYQRVKVPTKTAKTKKSGKKPTTTATGRPREYHLKGFPYALQIWAYEVFPALAALHLVVHEENAHIPRLLHWRSNSSPRFYELMSQVFENREVDVQLLRPSVMDKQQPYWTWGDSADDSEELVDLLGDDAEQQTGTSASVEEKEKDIDDTANLPSSSKGTVASRELRTLKRDFQRTKDELAKVSLSNRALCDRVHQLEDKVRKESMKAEKEFEKNTKCVEDFRNTLSSMEHYFKLEIEQLKKQNGGVNEAAEGHEDLGSPHMNEGGNNDLSPLHAYVSPPTEPAVMETQVPGDGAEPSAGMVVEEAKMAASVPHSEVHEVADPAESDELPTPEDVAGCDEICQRVMKLLEDWKITKSMPSGGLMNPPSLPTVTMAGDEEGSSSVENKEVEGKGCRQKRPAQTLLSPFTDPLRKKRTMTVSAATATPPCFDPSKSLPIEDVKAVIQFCSAWKSDISAEVQLESFSVGADFFYRLVDETEWMSSRHLDMATFLIRKRQLSHPLVFGTDWTTADCCLQQFLEPFKPTARKRGSKKAASSNTVDLPASKVKNLHHFVRGTWQHGYAQAWTKVRKVYFPYNLKGSHWVAIELDFVRHTATVYDSYIDYTKRSKLVTLLHPISDTLARVLFDMHFYDASEVEEVKQKGLTMSMYTPFSVCSIADVPQQRDGASCGILTVKIIEHLSAGMSVDKVDPLKIKYYRLKLAIEGLRGEAYL
- the LOC109947782 gene encoding uncharacterized protein LOC109947782 isoform X1, with translation MQGNMVGEMKLMIAEEQKFQGKALSLSHTKTAITTIKEKFTEQQLQLFEQSCFGHLLGIEDLKWTSPIVHGLLLRKADPKTVSQLNGIKFIVGKKVIQFTAQQFCIVTGLRFGNLPLIPIPTNENCSLKRKYFANDKAVNLLELEKAFLECDDVDDVFKLGFVYFAVFVLLGSEKHVHIDMRYLKLAEDLEDFGKYPWGAVSYAKTNASLLRALCADYQRVKVPTKTAKTKKSGKKPTTTATGRPREYHLKGFPYALQIWAYEVFPALAALHLVVHEENAHIPRLLHWRSNSSPRFYELMSQVFENREVDVQLLRPSVMDKQQPYWTWGDSADDSEELVDLLGDDAEQQTGTSASVEEKEKDIDDTANLPSSSKGTVASRELRTLKRDFQRTKDELAKVSLSNRALCDRVHQLEDKVRKESMKAEKEFEKNTKCVEDFRNTLSSMEHYFKLEIEQLKKQNGGVNEAAEGHEDLGSPHMNEGGNNDLSPLHAYVSPPTEPAVMETQVPGDGAEPSAGMVVEEAKMAASVPHSEVHEVADPAESDELPTPEDVAGCDEICQRVMKLLEDWKITKSMPSGGLMNPPSLPTVTMAGDEEGSSSVENKEVEGKGCRQKRPAQTLLSPFTDPLRKKRTMTVSAATATPPCFDPSKSLPIEDVKAVIQFCSAWKSDISAEVQLESFSVGADFFYRLVDETEWMSSRHLDMATFLIRKRQLSHPLVFGTDWTTADCCLQQFLEPFKPTARKRGSKKAASSNTVDLPASKVKNLHHFVRGTWQHGYAQAWTKVRKVYFPYNLKGSHWVAIELDFVRHTATVYDSYIDYTKRSKLVTLLHPISDTLARVLFDMHFYDASEVEEVKQKGLTMSMYTPFSVCSIADVPQQRDGASCGILTVKIIEHLSAGMSVDKVDPLKIKYYRLKLAIEGLRGEAYL